The following proteins are encoded in a genomic region of Variovorax paradoxus:
- a CDS encoding LysR family transcriptional regulator has product MDLNALTDFALVATHGGLGKASRASGRSKATLSRRIAELEEQLGVRLIERSARGLKLTEAGQLLMDRTEGPMHEVADAMTSAREGLSVPRGRLRIASPVLFSQLAMGRISAEFCAAYPEVTCEVVADDRLVDLVEEQFDAAIRINPSPDSSLVGRCFAKDRLVVVAAPSVPMPTPGKISPVPGIVSTNFQPTNWTLDDGRLVLEPIPRLRLSSFLMIRDAAVAGAGVALMPQSIAWNQLTRGELVQWGLVSGVEPALWVLHTSRRLPAPKVRAFVDFMCGQYPQGSLVLNG; this is encoded by the coding sequence AAGGCCACCTTGTCGCGGCGCATCGCGGAGCTGGAAGAGCAGCTCGGCGTGCGGCTCATCGAGCGCAGCGCCCGCGGGCTCAAGCTCACGGAAGCCGGCCAGCTGCTGATGGACCGCACCGAAGGGCCGATGCACGAGGTGGCTGACGCCATGACATCCGCGCGCGAAGGCTTGTCGGTACCGCGCGGACGCTTGCGCATCGCCTCGCCGGTGCTGTTCTCCCAGCTGGCGATGGGCCGCATCTCGGCCGAGTTCTGCGCGGCCTACCCCGAGGTCACATGCGAGGTGGTGGCGGACGATCGCCTGGTCGACCTCGTCGAGGAGCAGTTCGATGCCGCAATCCGGATCAATCCGAGTCCGGACAGCAGCCTCGTGGGCCGGTGCTTCGCCAAGGACCGGCTGGTGGTCGTGGCCGCGCCCTCTGTGCCCATGCCAACGCCAGGCAAGATCAGCCCAGTTCCCGGCATCGTTTCAACAAACTTCCAACCCACGAATTGGACGCTCGACGATGGACGCCTGGTTTTGGAGCCGATCCCGAGGCTGAGACTTTCCTCGTTCCTGATGATCCGCGACGCTGCGGTCGCCGGCGCCGGCGTCGCGCTGATGCCGCAATCCATCGCATGGAACCAGCTGACGCGCGGAGAACTGGTTCAGTGGGGCCTGGTGTCGGGCGTGGAGCCCGCGCTCTGGGTCCTGCATACATCCAGGCGACTTCCCGCGCCGAAGGTTCGGGCGTTCGTCGATTTCATGTGCGGGCAATATCCGCAGGGGTCGCTCGTACTGAACGGTTAG
- a CDS encoding DUF1266 domain-containing protein, with protein sequence MGFLKKLFQIVSGKKYRNCPSGPALDPVAQRALKAGLINSEQIMAYCDSYTTGLSNDALVEGLGSNWCIGSPQEAAETLESLGRYGHRFFYDIVFRVYSDGASGEGRQEVLDALVASGRYGSPETVRMQVAAQEPSEEKELVFSALESAMEMLENLRSVFRLLEDKVNGSYLPKDYSAGILAWDLGRLVTVARMSLDCKYIGQDELNRILAHVDGELGSHFSSWPQFAKSYIIGRASWAGQNMTLGGIIGIAEDLMTDEKSPWVLSPL encoded by the coding sequence ATGGGATTTTTGAAGAAATTATTCCAGATAGTTTCTGGAAAAAAATACAGGAATTGCCCCAGTGGGCCGGCGCTGGATCCGGTCGCGCAGCGAGCACTTAAAGCTGGGCTTATCAACTCCGAGCAGATCATGGCGTACTGCGACAGCTACACAACCGGGCTGTCCAATGATGCTCTCGTCGAGGGGCTCGGCTCGAACTGGTGTATAGGCTCGCCTCAGGAAGCTGCTGAAACTCTGGAGTCACTCGGGCGCTACGGCCACCGCTTTTTTTACGACATTGTTTTTCGGGTTTACAGCGATGGTGCTTCAGGAGAGGGGCGCCAAGAGGTTCTCGATGCATTGGTAGCCAGCGGCCGATACGGCTCCCCGGAAACGGTGCGCATGCAGGTGGCCGCACAGGAGCCGAGCGAGGAAAAGGAACTCGTTTTCTCGGCTCTGGAGAGCGCGATGGAGATGCTGGAGAATCTGCGATCCGTGTTTCGCCTTCTCGAAGACAAAGTCAATGGCTCGTATCTCCCAAAGGATTACAGCGCTGGAATACTGGCCTGGGATCTCGGCCGCCTCGTCACTGTTGCAAGGATGTCACTGGACTGCAAATACATTGGGCAGGATGAGTTAAACCGCATTCTTGCGCATGTCGACGGAGAACTGGGCTCGCATTTTTCCTCTTGGCCGCAGTTTGCAAAGAGCTACATCATCGGGCGGGCCAGTTGGGCAGGTCAGAATATGACGCTAGGTGGAATTATCGGCATCGCCGAAGATCTCATGACTGATGAAAAGAGCCCCTGGGTGCTGTCTCCCCTGTGA